Proteins co-encoded in one Setaria viridis chromosome 9, Setaria_viridis_v4.0, whole genome shotgun sequence genomic window:
- the LOC117836870 gene encoding tyrosine decarboxylase gives MWKVQLIGPSVHQSLVSAPPHHAYMAPPSHCYISNGAPQNGVVVPVETGTLPPQDSHLLDPDEFRRQGHQVIDFIADYYARMGEYPVHPSVNPGFLRRELPADAPSRPERDAFDAALRDVRDLILPGLTHWQSPRHFAHFPASSSTVGALGEALTAGINVVPFTWAASPAATELEMVVVDWLGKALHLPESLMFCGGGGGTLLGTTCEAILCALVAARDRKLADIGSRRIGDLVVYCSDQTHFAFRKAAHIAGIHRDNCREIATCRDDMFALSPAELHAAMQADVDAGLAPLFLCATVGTTQTTAVDPIRELSAVAAAHGAWVHVDAAYAGSALVCPEFRHVIDGVEAVDSFSTNAHKWLLANNDCCALWVMRPSLLAAALRTEQEYILKDAAAEGHDVVDYKDWSVTLTRRFRALKVWLVLRCYGVEGLRAHVRAHMSMAASFESMVRADARFEVTATRQFALVCFRLRSPEKLGGEETANELNRRLLEEVNATGSGPYMSSAMVGGIYMLRCAVGSTLTEERHVREAWKVLQDQAASLLRKMEIDNGNSSRMEITTASTMVKPIYVLHRAPARRREGCICNYCQFLNI, from the exons ATGTGGAAGGTGCAGCTAATTGGACCGTCAGTTCATCAATCACTTGTCTCTGCACCTCCCCACCACGCATATATGGCGCCGCCTTCGCACTGCTACATCAGCAATGGCGCCCCACAGAACGGCGTTGTCGTCCCTGTGGAAACGGGAACTCTGCCGCCGCAGGACTCCCACCTGCTCGACCCCGACGAGTTCCGGCGGCAGGGCCACCAGGTCATCGACTTCATCGCCGACTACTACGCCCGCATGGGCGAGTACCCCGTGCACCCCAGCGTCAACCCCGGCTTCCTACGACGCGAGCTCCCCGCGGACGCGCCGTCGCGTCCGGAGCGCGACGCGTTCGACGCGGCGCTGCGGGACGTCCGCGACCTCATCCTGCCCGGCCTGACGCACTGGCAGAGCCCTCGCCACTTCGCGCACTTCCCGGCGTCCAGCAGCACCGTCGGTGCCCTCGGCGAGGCCCTCACGGCCGGCATCAACGTCGTTCCCTTCACGtgggccgcctcgccggccgccacggAGCTCGAGATGGTCGTCGTCGACTGGCTCGGCAAGGCGCTCCACCTGCCCGAGAGCCTGATgttctgcggcggcggcggaggaacgcTTCTAGGCACCACGTGCGAGGCCATCCTCTgcgccctcgtcgccgcgaGGGACCGGAAGCTCGCGGACATTGGGAGCAGGAGGATCGGAGACCTCGTCGTCTACTGCTCCGACCAGACCCACTTTGCCTTCCGCAAGGCTGCCCACATCGCTGGCATCCACCGTGACAACTGCCGCGAGATCGCGACGTGTCGCGATGACATGTTCGCGCTCTCGCCAGCCGAGCTGCATGCCGCCATGCAAGCCGACGTGGACGCCGGGCTGGCCCCGCTCTTCCTGTGCGCGACGGTGGGGACCACCCAGACCACCGCCGTGGACCCCATCCGCGAGCTCagcgccgtcgcggcggcgcacggcgcctGGGTCCACGTGGACGCGGCGTACGCCGGTTCGGCGCTCGTCTGCCCGGAGTTCCGCCACGTGATCGACGGTGTCGAGGCCGTGGACTCGTTCAGCACGAACGCCCACAAGTGGCTCCTGGCCAACAACGACTGCTGCGCGCTGTGGGTGATGAGGCCGTCGCTgctcgcggcggcgctccgcACGGAGCAGGAGTACATCCtcaaggacgcggcggcggaggggcacgACGTCGTGGACTACAAGGACTGGTCCGTGACGCTGACCCGCCGGTTCCGGGCGCTCAAGGTTTGGCTAGTGCTCCGCTGCTACGGCGTCGAGGGTCTACGTGCCCACGTCCGCGCACACATGAGCATGGCCGCTTCGTTCGAGAGCATGGTCAGGGCTGACGCGCGGTTTGAGGTGACGGCGACGAGGCAGTTCGCGCTGGTGTGCTTCCGGCTCCGGTCGCCGGAGAAGCTGGGCGGCGAGGAGACCGCCAACGAGCTCAACCGGAGGCTCCTGGAGGAGGTGAACGCGACCGGCTCCGGGCCGTACATGAGCTCCGCCATGGTGGGTGGCATCTACATGCTCAGGTGCGCCGTCGGGAGCACGCTTACGGAGGAGCGGCACGTCCGTGAAGCGTGGAAGGTCTTGCAGGATCAAGCTGCTTCCCTCCTCCGTAAAATGGAGATTGATAACG GAAATAGCAGTAGAATGGAGATCACGACAGCTAGCACGATGGTGAAGCCCATCTACGTACTCCACCGGGCACCCGCTCGCCGGCGAGAAGGATGCATATGCAACTACTGTcagttcttaaatatatga
- the LOC117837977 gene encoding uncharacterized protein At5g64816: MVDAWWPLLGAAIPALVAGQFIRIKRRRDEEQRLKAARGREKSSDEVFVCERVCTSKRMLKKVGAFSKDPIPETCVTVCGVSELDACADACARTVCVNQHQVPNWNDVCLKRCQSECLKLSSTLM; the protein is encoded by the coding sequence ATGGTGGACGCGTGGTGGCCCCTGCTGGGCGCGGCGATCCCGGCGCTGGTGGCGGGCCAGTTCATCCGCATCAAGCGCCGCCGCGACGAGGAGCAGCGCCTcaaggcggcgcgcggccgcgaGAAGAGCTCCGACGAGGTCTTCGTCTGCGAGCGCGTCTGCACCTCCAAGCGGATGCTCAAGAAGGTGGGGGCCTTCTCCAAGGACCCCATCCCGGAGACCTGCGTCACCGTCTGCGGCGTCTCCGAGCTCGACGCCTGCGCCGACGCCTGCGCGCGCACCGTCTGCGTCAACCAGCACCAGGTGCCCAACTGGAACGACGTCTGCCTCAAGAGGTGCCAGAGCGAGTGCCTCAAGCTCTCCTCAACCCTCATGTAG
- the LOC117837976 gene encoding uncharacterized protein, whose product MLRRVLLRRFHQHHHRLRPLSTTPTPPASPAPSTPSTSASLPIAATPPPPHHLAPRRGAARRLAPLLAFSTLSLAAVGTVYLTTDNLEETLHRSRDSAGRVVERMQHTLTAARVLWKSLLSVLSSANQEVRSGFELRVAALLADITAASAARRVAIVSAGGGAVVDWLLDSVVRGATQAEAARALAHLVADPWVAPAVLGRPRAVPCLLQFIFSYQPTRGKKKSSFDGSDHSKGRSMLVAALMDIITSNCDNADYSSFQPLLPADADTRDIAAVIEVIEQGGMHFDDHEDNSSNDGDTGLKGIGIKVLGGTTILGFSRGNNSLELDNSDDMLEVSHNSRRLVAQQTAIESPLVEKLSSSVPGLWDDLQREHVAVPFATWALANWAISSDLNRTRIQELDSDGRAVATALKASERTVKWHGTLVARALLEDQKLALAPSVPDWCSSLLSTASQATMNNDMPLGQLSLSTFLLSMTRCNESKFVIRQKGLHPLRSIAKKIENQNGQSSMKESIASALSLLYAGEVPLSLEESQRWSGILLRWLFDKTVSDKTHLTAVKILSCILEDYGPASVPISQGWLALVLSEILGDNKAQNSKGITQPEPERVKSPVDYHNASTATQVLNQLGSAVVKLASAQSGYEPGSDDKDKVPLADFLSLEPFATALKNLNKKNPPKFDAADSASATLKGLKALAELCSEDGACQKRIADLGVLSLLRHILLGDDYEKLAAIEAYDASRIREVQGKNVSASNVSTTDGTTDPSSVRVPPAAHIRRHAGRLLTILSLLPNSKKEIISDDVWCKWLEDCASGRIPCNDIKLKSYCRLTLLNIFCSESPNTRRDSDEYPDSESEYKRNCPQFGDSLFLLNPELPLEVHLDNSGFRISSVPRDNCKDDGDIEDSSETGSSVDGADAALKNAPLMDVVFVHGLRGGPFNSWRIADDKSSTTKAGLVESIDEDAGKEGTCWPREWLAADFPQARFFTVKYKTNLTQWTGASLPLQEVSSMLLRKLVAAGVGNRPVVFVTHSMGGLVVKQLLYQAKLNNYDNFLNNTVGLVFYSCPHFGSKLADMPWRMGLVFRPAPSIGELRSGSPRLVELNDFVRQRHNKGLLNVLSFSETQVTPIVEGYGGWALRMEIVPIESAYPGFGELVVLPSTDHINSCKPVNKNDPSYAETLAFLEKNFKLRLKRVES is encoded by the exons ATGCTGCGAcgcgtcctcctccgccgtttccaccagcaccaccaccgcctccgcccgctctcCACCACCCCGACTCCACCCGCCTCTCCCGCGCCCTccaccccctccacctccgcctccctcccgatcgccgccacgccgccccctccgcaCCACCTAGCGCCCCGCCGcggggccgcgcgccgcctggcGCCGCTCCTCGCCTTCTCCAcgctctccctcgccgccgtggGCACGGTCTACCTCACCACCGACAACCTCGAGGAGACGCTGCACAGGTCCAGGGATTCGGCGGGGCGCGTCGTGGAGCGGATGCAGCACACGCTGACCGCCGCGCGGGTGCTCTGGAAGTCGCTCCTGTCCGTGCTCTCGTCGGCCAACCAGGAGGTGCGGTCCGGGTTCGAGCTGCGGGTGGCCGCGCTGCTCGCCGACAtcaccgccgccagcgccgcgcggCGGGTCGCCATTGTCTCCGCGGGGGGAGGCGCCGTCGTCGACTGGCTGCTCGACAGCGTCGTGCGGGGGGCCACGCAGGCCGAGGCTGCCAGGGCCCTCGCGCACCTGGTGGCTGACCCCTGGGTCGCGCCCGCCGTTCTCGGGCGCCCGCGCGCGGTTCCCTGCCTCCTCCAGTTCATCTTCTCGTACCAGCCCACGCGCGGCAAGAAG AAATCTTCATTCGATGGTTCAGATCATTCTAAAGGGAGGAGCATGCTTGTGGCTGCACTTATGGATATCATCACTTCAAACTGTGATAATGCAGACTACTCGTCGTTTCAGCCTTTGCTGCCTGCAGATGCTGATACAAGAGACATTGCAGCAGTAATTGAAGTCATTGAGCAAGGGGGGATGCATTTTGATGATCATGAGGATAACAGCAGCAATGATGGTGACACAGGATTAAAAGGTATAGGTATTAAAGTGCTTGGTGGAACTACTATATTGGGATTCTCTAGAGGAAACAACTCCTTGGAGTTGGATAACTCAGATGATATGCTGGAAGTCTCACATAACAGTCGAAGATTAGTGGCGCAACAGACTGCTATTGAGTCTCCACTAGTTGAGAAATTAAGTTCATCTGTCCCAGGCCTTTGGGATGACTTGCAGAGGGAGCATGTGGCTGTACCTTTTGCTACATGGGCTCTTGCAAACTGGGCAATATCATCTGATTTGAATCGCACTCGTATTCAAGAACTTGATAGTGATGGGCGTGCAGTGGCAACTGCATTGAAAGCATCTGAAAGAACTGTCAAGTGGCATGGAACTCTGGTGGCTCGAGCTCTTTTGGAAGACCAGAAGTTGGCCTTGGCTCCATCAGTTCCTGATTGGTGTTCTAGTCTTCTTTCTACAGCTTCTCAGGCTACTATGAACAATGACATGCCATTGGGTCAACTGTCATTATCAACTTTCCTATTATCCATGACACGGTGTAATGAGTCAAAATTTGTGATAAGGCAGAAGGGCCTTCATCCACTTCGCAGTATTGCaaaaaagatagaaaatcaGAATGGCCAGAGCAGTATGAAAGAATCAATAGCAAGTGCACTGAGTTTGCTTTATGCTGGTGAAGTTCCTTTATCACTTGAGGAGTCTCAAAGATGGTCTGGCATTCTTCTTAGATGGCTTTTTGATAAAACTGTATCAGATAAAACACATCTTACAGCTGTGAAAATCCTTTCATGCATACTTGAAGACTATGGTCCAGCTTCTGTGCCAATTTCTCAGGGATGGTTAGCTCTTGTCCTTTCAGAGATTCTTGGAGACAACAAGGCCCAAAATTCAAAGGGAATCACACAGCCTGAACCAGAGAGGGTGAAG AGTCCGGTTGATTACCATAATGCTTCCACCGCAACTCAGGTCCTGAATCAATTAGGTAGCGCTGTTGTTAAATTAGCAAGCGCTCAATCGGGCTATGAACCTGGATCTGATGACAAAGACAAAGTACCACTTGCCGATTTTTTATCTCTTGAACCATTTGCTACAGCTCTAAAGAATTTGAACAAAAAGAATCCACCCAAATTTGATGCTGCTGACTCAGCATCAGCTACGCTCAAGGGATTAAAAGCTCTAGCTGAGCTTTGTTCTGAGGATGGTGCATGCCAAAAGAGAATAGCTGATTTAGGAGTTCTTTCCTTGTTGAGGCATATCCTCCTGGGTGATGATTATGAGAAACTTGCTGCAATTGAAGCATATGATGCATCACGTATTCGAGAAGTGCAAGGCAAGAATGTGTCTGCTTCCAATGTTTCCACTACTGATGGTACCACTGATCCCTCAAGTGTACGGGTTCCTCCTGCCGCACATATCCGAAGGCATGCTGGACGGCTGCTCACCATTCTCTCTCTTCTACCCAATTCAAAGAAGGAAATTATTTCTGATGATGTATGGTGCAAGTGGCTTGAGGATTGTGCTAGTGGGCGAATTCCCTGCAATGATATAAAGCTAAAAAGTTATTGCAGGTTAACATTACTGAACATATTCTGCTCTGAGAGTCCAAATACCAGAAGAGACTCCGATGAATATCCTGATTCAGAAAGCGAGTATAAAAGAAACTGTCCCCAGTTTGGAGATTCACTATTCTTGCTAAATCCGGAGTTACCTCTCGAGGTTCATTTGGACAATAGTGGTTTTAGGATTTCAAGTGTTCCAAGAGATAATTGTAAGGATGATGGAGATATTGAAGACTCTAGTGAAACTGGGAGCTCTGTAGATGGTGCAGATGCTGCATTAAAAAATGCCCCTTTGATGGATGTTGTGTTTGTCCATGGCCTTCGTGGTGGCCCTTTCAACTCATGGCGAATAGCTGATGATAAATCATCAACTACTAAAGCTGGTTTGGTGGAAAGCATTGATGAGGATGCTGGGAAAGAGGGTACATGTTGGCCAAGAGAATGGCTTGCAGCAGATTTTCCTCAAGCACGTTTTTTTACAGTCAAATACAAG ACAAATTTGACCCAGTGGACTGGAGCCAGCTTGCCCCTTCAG GAGGTGAGCTCTATGCTGCTGAGGAAGTTGGTGGCTGCTGGGGTTGGTAATAGGCCTGTTGTTTTTGTGACACACAG CATGGGAGGACTGGTGGTTAAGCAGCTGTTGTATCAAGCAAAGCTGAATAACTATGACAATTTCCTCAATAATACTGTTGGGCTG GTTTTCTATAGCTGCCCGCATTTTGGCAGTAAACTAGCTGACATGCCATGGCGCATGGGGTTGGTGTTTCGTCCAGCTCCTTCG ATCGGGGAATTAAGAAGTGGATCTCCGAGACTAGTTGAATTAAATGATTTTGTGAGACAGCGCCATAACAAAGGACTTCTCAATGTTCTTAGCTTTAGTGAG ACCCAGGTCACACCGATTGTTGAGGGCTATGGTGGTTGGGCACTTCGGATGGAGATAGTGCCCATTGAGTCCGCGTACCCTGGTTTTGGGGAGCTTGTG GTTCTGCCATCCACTGATCATATAAATTCATGCAAGCCAGTGAACAAGAACGATCCTTCTTACGCAGAAACCTTGGCATTTCTGGAGAAGAACTTCAAATTGCGTCTAAAAAGAGTGGAATCCTAG
- the LOC117836871 gene encoding tyrosine decarboxylase produces MAQPSHSYINDGTPRNGIVLLPVETGTVPPQCSHLLNPEEFRRQGHQVIDFIADYYASMLGEYPVHPSVNPGFLRRELPADAPLRPERDAFDAALRDVRDLILPGLTHWQSPRHFAHFPASSSTVGALGEALTAGINVVPFTWAASPAATELEMVVVDWLGKALHLPESLMFCGGGGGTLLGTTCEAILCALVAARDRKLADIGSRRIGDLVVYCSDQTHFAFRKAAHIAGIHRDNCREIATCRDDMFALSPAELHAAMQADVDAGLAPLFLCATVGTTQTTAVDPIRELSAVAAAHGAWVHVDAAYAGSALVCPEFRHVIDGVEAVDSFSTNAHKWLLANNDCCALWVMRPSLLVAALRTEQEYILKDVAAEGHDVVDYKDWSVTLTRRFRALKLWLVLRCYGVEGLRAHVRSHLRMAASFESMVRADARFEVTVATQFALVCFRLRSPEKLGGEKTANELNRRLLKEVNATGSGPYMSSAMVGGIYMLRCAVGSTLTEEQHVREAWKVVQDQAASLLRKMEINYSVVAE; encoded by the coding sequence ATGGCTCAGCCTTCGCACAGCTACATCAACGATGGCACCCCACGGAACGGCATCGTCCTCCTCCCTGTGGAAACGGGAACTGTGCCACCACAATGCTCCCACCTGCTAAACCCCGAGGAGTTCCGGCGGCAGGGCCACCAGGTCATCGACTTCATCGCCGACTACTACGCCAGCATGCTGGGCGAGTACCCCGTGCACCCCAGCGTCAACCCCGGCTTCCTACGACGCGAGCTCCCCGCGGACGCGCCGTTGCGTCCGGAGCGCGACGCGTTCGACGCGGCGCTGCGGGACGTCCGCGACCTCATCCTGCCCGGCCTGACGCACTGGCAGAGCCCTCGCCACTTCGCGCACTTCCCGGCGTCCAGCAGCACCGTCGGTGCCCTCGGCGAGGCCCTCACGGCCGGCATCAACGTCGTTCCCTTCACGtgggccgcctcgccggccgccacggAGCTCGAGATGGTCGTCGTCGACTGGCTCGGCAAGGCGCTCCACCTGCCCGAGAGCCTGATgttctgcggcggcggcggaggaacgcTTCTAGGCACCACGTGCGAGGCCATCCTCTgcgccctcgtcgccgcgaGGGACCGGAAGCTCGCGGACATTGGGAGCAGGAGGATCGGAGACCTCGTCGTCTACTGCTCCGACCAGACCCACTTTGCCTTCCGCAAGGCTGCCCACATCGCTGGCATCCACCGTGACAACTGCCGCGAGATCGCGACGTGTCGCGATGACATGTTCGCGCTCTCGCCAGCCGAGCTGCATGCCGCCATGCAAGCCGACGTGGACGCCGGGCTGGCCCCGCTCTTCCTGTGCGCGACGGTGGGGACCACCCAGACCACCGCCGTGGACCCCATCCGCGAGCTCagcgccgtcgcggcggcgcacggcgcctGGGTCCACGTGGACGCGGCCTATGCTGGCTCGGCGCTCGTCTGCCCGGAGTTCCGCCACGTGATCGACGGTGTCGAGGCCGTGGACTCGTTCAGCACGAACGCCCACAAGTGGCTCCTGGCCAACAACGACTGCTGCGCGCTGTGGGTGATGAGGCCGTCACTGCTCGTGGCGGCGCTCCGCACGGAGCAGGAGTACATCCTCAAGgacgtggcggcggaggggcacgACGTCGTGGACTACAAGGACTGGTCCGTGACGCTGACACGCCGGTTCCGCGCGCTCAAGCTGTGGCTCGTGCTCCGCTGCTACGGCGTCGAGGGCCTGCGCGCCCACGTCCGCTCCCACCTGCGCATGGCCGCGTCGTTCGAGAGCATGGTCAGGGCCGACGCGCGGTTTGAGGTGACCGTGGCGACGCAGTTCGCGCTGGTGTGCTTCCGGCTCCGGTCGCCGGAGAAGCTGGGCGGCGAGAAGACGGCCAACGAGCTCAACCGGAGGCTCTTGAAGGAGGTGAACGCGACCGGCTCCGGGCCGTACATGAGCTCCGCCATGGTGGGTGGCATCTACATGCTCAGGTGCGCCGTCGGGAGCACGCTTACGGAGGAGCAGCACGTCCGTGAAGCGTGGAAGGTCGTGCAGGATCAAGCTGCTTCCCTCCTCCGTAAAATGGAGATCAATTACAGCGTGGTTGCCGAATAA